One window from the genome of bacterium encodes:
- a CDS encoding histone deacetylase: protein MAVLWITDDRFLDHDTGRAHPERPARLRAVIDGVRQADLGDALVPTEPRLATDAELLSVHHPSVLDSVQRLAQAGGGRLDPDTVLSADSEAAARLAAGAGMAAIEGLDKGVADAAFCAVRPPGHHATPVRSMGFCMFNSAAICARVLAERGERVLVVDYDAHHGNGTQDVFWEDGQVMCVSWHQYPFYPGTGGLLERGAAAGVGTTINLPMPVGATGDAYRQGWDEAVLPAVEAFDPDWLVLSAGFDAHRADPLTSLGLAAGDFADLTQAVIDVVPPGRRIAFLEGGYDLDALADCAAAAVAALAGTEWRPEPATGGGPGAEVATAAAALLS, encoded by the coding sequence GTGGCGGTTCTTTGGATCACCGATGATCGCTTCCTAGACCACGACACCGGGCGGGCCCATCCGGAGCGGCCTGCCCGCCTGCGGGCTGTGATCGACGGGGTGCGGCAGGCCGACCTCGGCGACGCCCTTGTTCCCACCGAGCCCCGGTTGGCCACTGACGCCGAACTCCTGTCGGTCCACCATCCCTCGGTGCTCGATTCGGTGCAGCGGCTAGCCCAAGCCGGAGGTGGTCGACTGGACCCCGACACGGTGCTGTCGGCCGATTCGGAGGCGGCGGCTCGGCTGGCTGCGGGGGCAGGCATGGCGGCCATTGAGGGCTTGGACAAGGGAGTAGCTGATGCCGCGTTCTGCGCCGTGCGCCCTCCGGGCCACCACGCCACCCCGGTGCGGTCGATGGGCTTCTGTATGTTCAACAGCGCGGCCATCTGTGCTCGGGTATTGGCAGAACGGGGCGAGAGGGTTCTGGTGGTGGACTACGACGCCCACCACGGCAACGGCACCCAGGATGTGTTCTGGGAAGACGGCCAGGTGATGTGCGTGTCGTGGCACCAGTACCCGTTCTATCCGGGAACCGGCGGTCTGCTGGAACGGGGCGCAGCGGCCGGTGTGGGCACCACTATCAACCTGCCCATGCCCGTGGGCGCGACCGGCGACGCGTACCGCCAGGGTTGGGACGAAGCCGTGCTGCCCGCTGTAGAGGCATTCGATCCCGATTGGCTGGTGCTGTCAGCCGGATTCGACGCCCACCGGGCCGACCCGCTGACCAGCCTGGGTTTGGCCGCGGGCGACTTCGCCGACCTGACTCAAGCGGTTATCGACGTGGTGCCCCCTGGTCGGCGAATCGCCTTTTTGGAGGGCGGCTACGACCTGGATGCCTTGGCCGACTGCGCCGCCGCCGCGGTGGCCGCATTGGCAGGCACCGAATGGCGTCCGGAACCGGCCACCGGGGGTGGACCAGGTGCGGAGGTGGCCACCGCGGCGGCGGCGCTGCTGTCATGA
- a CDS encoding nuclear transport factor 2 family protein, with product MTDAPHDDALQTMLAKQSITEVIYGYCRALDRMDKDAAYSVWHTDGTADYGENIYQGTGWGFVDWVWTAHAAMSTHSHQITNVLIQVDGDRAVSEAYVTVALRTLPFGESADVADIYSRGRYVDQWSLRDGQWAIDHRNYITDHSVTLPNSNPEPHDHRSIRGPEDSSVALFS from the coding sequence ATGACCGACGCTCCCCACGATGACGCACTTCAAACGATGCTGGCCAAGCAGTCCATTACCGAGGTGATCTACGGCTACTGCCGGGCGCTGGACCGCATGGACAAGGATGCGGCCTACTCGGTCTGGCACACCGACGGAACCGCCGACTACGGCGAGAACATCTACCAGGGAACCGGTTGGGGGTTTGTGGACTGGGTCTGGACAGCCCACGCGGCCATGTCCACCCACTCCCATCAGATCACCAACGTGTTGATCCAGGTGGACGGCGATCGAGCCGTCAGCGAGGCCTATGTGACTGTTGCGCTGCGCACCCTGCCATTCGGCGAGAGTGCCGATGTCGCCGACATCTACAGCCGAGGCCGCTACGTCGACCAGTGGTCCCTCCGTGACGGGCAGTGGGCCATCGACCACCGCAACTACATCACCGACCACTCCGTGACCTTGCCCAACTCCAATCCTGAACCCCACGATCACCGGTCAATCCGCGGCCCGGAAGACTCCTCCGTCGCTCTGTTCAGCTGA
- a CDS encoding DUF6049 family protein: MGLIILASPAFLPANAAAQEEDTPIEAPTPAFELASQSMWVADEDVFRVSLRLLDAPDESTVDINIGLPIRSRSALLDRLAEPSTGLGHQQIVRLPIPPPDANGITPLQIATTGSQDPESDTPDQPRLNLSAEGVYPVSLVLRDSEGSRLGTIHTFLVRTPPPDPDQPPLLVSTVLSVSGPPAVSPEGNVDLETTFRSLQTLADVFDPRIRPQPLAAVSVDPHLVDALAIGEQPEHTMLLARLQQATINRQITSNTYVPLDSDAWIDQDLSLEIGWQIEAGAAVLDGFLGSQTDRTTMVLTTSASPELLQRLQRERVELVLVSDALLDPANELVSTSAKTSFLLPAFDEPMEAVAIDNTVTAHFTRSDSTDTAPYLVLADLAVRWFEDPQQLRGIVMAPPLDSLPDSTGLGILLDEISASPILSSVDPAAIVESLEPQVLRRVRPAEENGFGEDYKAALSDGQRIARSYQNMVDPIATVDTPERQLIETLDRALLLSGAYGLTETQRDAYLAVVAQTVRDTVAAIQPPIRQRITLTSRSESIPMLIRNSLDHDVVVQLDLKSDKLDFPDGDSLIWRLSPGVNQVQVPVQAKTSGDAVLEIKINSPTGLLALGESQLTVRATSLSGTGVGIAAAALAILMLWWARNWWARHRSKSVPQKSSVAL; the protein is encoded by the coding sequence GTGGGCCTGATCATATTGGCCTCCCCCGCCTTTTTGCCTGCCAACGCAGCAGCTCAGGAAGAGGACACGCCCATAGAGGCACCCACACCCGCCTTCGAGCTGGCCAGCCAAAGCATGTGGGTCGCCGATGAGGACGTGTTTCGAGTCTCCCTCCGACTACTCGATGCTCCAGACGAATCCACCGTGGACATCAACATCGGCCTGCCCATCCGGTCTCGCTCCGCTCTTTTGGATCGGCTGGCTGAGCCCTCCACCGGATTGGGCCATCAGCAGATAGTCCGATTGCCGATCCCTCCGCCCGATGCCAACGGGATCACTCCGCTGCAAATCGCCACCACCGGCAGCCAGGACCCCGAAAGCGACACACCGGACCAACCAAGGCTCAATCTCTCCGCCGAAGGGGTGTACCCGGTAAGCCTCGTTCTCCGGGATTCCGAGGGCTCGAGATTGGGCACGATTCACACCTTCCTGGTCCGCACCCCTCCGCCTGATCCCGATCAACCTCCCCTGTTGGTGAGCACCGTGCTCTCGGTGAGTGGACCCCCTGCGGTCAGCCCCGAGGGCAACGTGGATCTGGAAACCACCTTCCGAAGCCTGCAAACGCTGGCCGATGTGTTCGATCCCCGCATTCGCCCTCAACCCCTAGCCGCAGTTTCAGTTGACCCCCATCTGGTTGACGCTCTGGCCATCGGCGAGCAGCCCGAGCACACCATGCTTCTGGCCCGACTCCAACAGGCCACCATCAACCGCCAGATCACGAGCAACACCTATGTTCCCTTGGACAGCGACGCGTGGATCGACCAAGACCTCAGCCTCGAGATCGGTTGGCAGATCGAGGCGGGAGCCGCGGTACTAGACGGATTTCTTGGCTCTCAGACCGACCGCACCACAATGGTGTTGACCACCTCGGCCTCCCCAGAATTGCTCCAACGGCTCCAGCGGGAGCGAGTGGAACTGGTGCTGGTTTCCGATGCGCTGCTCGATCCAGCCAACGAGTTGGTCAGCACTTCGGCCAAGACTTCATTCTTGCTACCCGCATTCGACGAGCCGATGGAGGCGGTCGCCATCGACAACACGGTCACGGCTCACTTCACCCGGAGCGACAGCACTGACACCGCTCCCTATCTGGTGTTGGCCGACTTGGCTGTCCGCTGGTTTGAAGACCCCCAACAGCTCCGGGGGATCGTGATGGCCCCACCTCTGGATTCTCTACCTGACTCGACTGGGCTTGGCATATTGCTGGACGAGATCAGCGCAAGTCCGATCCTCTCCTCCGTGGACCCTGCCGCGATTGTCGAGAGCCTTGAGCCCCAAGTACTCCGTCGAGTGCGCCCGGCCGAGGAGAACGGTTTCGGGGAGGACTACAAGGCCGCTTTGAGCGATGGCCAGCGTATCGCCCGCTCATATCAGAACATGGTGGACCCCATCGCCACCGTGGACACTCCCGAACGGCAGTTGATCGAAACCCTGGACCGAGCTCTGCTGCTCTCCGGTGCCTACGGCCTGACCGAGACCCAGCGAGACGCCTACTTGGCGGTGGTGGCCCAGACCGTGCGGGACACCGTGGCCGCCATTCAACCCCCCATTCGCCAGAGGATCACCCTGACCAGCCGGTCGGAGAGCATCCCGATGCTCATTCGCAACAGCCTCGACCACGACGTGGTCGTGCAACTGGACCTCAAAAGCGACAAGCTGGACTTCCCCGACGGGGATTCCTTGATTTGGCGGCTGTCTCCCGGAGTCAACCAGGTCCAAGTGCCGGTCCAGGCCAAGACATCGGGAGACGCCGTGCTGGAGATCAAGATCAACTCTCCCACAGGGTTGTTGGCCTTGGGCGAATCCCAGCTGACAGTGAGGGCAACGTCGCTTTCAGGCACCGGGGTGGGGATTGCCGCGGCCGCGCTGGCCATCTTGATGCTCTGGTGGGCTCGGAACTGGTGGGCTCGACATCGCTCCAAATCCGTGCCGCAAAAAAGTAGTGTCGCGCTATGA
- a CDS encoding AAA family ATPase codes for MLTKLTVRNFKGLSEAEIELGNPVVFIGPNDSGKTSALQALTLWDLGLRRWIEKREDSAPEKRPGVAINRRDLTSVPVPSARQIWRELEVRRTYRNDSGQQRTENICIDVIVDGLTGSSAWSCGLEFDFANPESFYCRPLRTVPDGTERMPVPEQALRSQVVLLGPMSGLAANETKLEPGAIKVRFGEGRTAEVLRNLCYQVVELPDGASRWGTLSQRLEGLFGVQLDEPRLLPERGEIELTYRTRDGARLDLAASGRGMQQTLLLLSFIALNPDSVALFDEPDAHLEILRQRQTYELLSEAASDNGTQIIVASHSEIVLNEAAERGTVVAFVGSPHRLNKSSDVLKALRDIGFEDYYQAEITGLVLYLEGSTDLAILRSFAALVDHQALEALERPFVHYVGNQPNQARKHFNGLREAKPDLVGFALFDRLERDDLEAAGDLAERMWPRREIENYLRPVQSLDRYAQRQGARFVGPGQLFEEAESKRWRDAMQRSVQDRVPPAAYRDEDDPYWRNAKISDELLAPVFAAFSRDLELPTGLSKAEYHQLVSFLEPEEVHEDVVAILDAIAAQQHRARPAR; via the coding sequence GTGCTCACCAAGTTGACTGTTCGCAATTTCAAAGGATTGTCTGAGGCTGAGATCGAGCTTGGCAATCCGGTGGTTTTCATCGGTCCAAACGACTCGGGGAAGACGTCGGCCTTGCAGGCGCTGACTTTGTGGGACCTCGGTCTACGCCGGTGGATAGAGAAGCGGGAGGACTCAGCACCAGAAAAGCGGCCCGGTGTAGCGATCAACCGCCGAGATCTCACATCAGTTCCTGTGCCTTCCGCTCGCCAGATTTGGAGAGAGTTGGAAGTTCGTCGAACTTATCGCAATGATTCTGGTCAACAGCGTACTGAGAACATCTGCATCGACGTGATAGTGGATGGGCTGACAGGCAGTTCTGCCTGGTCATGTGGCCTTGAGTTCGACTTCGCCAATCCAGAGAGCTTCTACTGTCGTCCGCTGCGCACAGTTCCTGACGGCACTGAGCGGATGCCCGTGCCTGAGCAAGCGTTGCGCTCCCAAGTTGTGCTACTCGGTCCCATGTCGGGTCTGGCGGCCAATGAGACCAAGCTGGAGCCCGGTGCCATCAAGGTGCGGTTCGGCGAGGGGCGGACCGCTGAGGTCCTCCGCAACCTCTGCTATCAGGTGGTCGAGTTGCCTGATGGTGCGAGCCGCTGGGGAACGCTCTCTCAGCGCTTGGAGGGGCTCTTTGGCGTGCAGTTAGACGAGCCTCGACTGTTGCCCGAACGGGGGGAAATCGAATTGACTTATCGCACCCGCGACGGTGCTCGCCTGGACTTGGCTGCGTCTGGACGGGGGATGCAGCAGACCCTATTACTGCTTTCGTTCATTGCTCTCAACCCTGACAGCGTTGCACTTTTTGATGAGCCTGATGCCCATCTGGAAATTCTGCGACAACGCCAGACCTACGAGTTGCTGAGCGAAGCGGCGTCCGACAACGGCACTCAGATCATTGTGGCGTCGCACTCGGAGATAGTTCTCAATGAAGCCGCCGAACGGGGCACAGTCGTAGCGTTTGTGGGAAGTCCTCATCGTTTGAACAAGAGCAGCGACGTGCTCAAGGCTCTTCGCGACATTGGTTTCGAGGACTACTACCAAGCCGAAATCACTGGCCTTGTGTTGTACCTGGAAGGATCAACTGATCTGGCGATCCTACGCAGCTTTGCTGCGCTTGTTGATCACCAGGCATTGGAAGCCTTGGAGCGACCTTTTGTTCATTACGTCGGAAACCAGCCCAACCAAGCTAGAAAGCACTTCAACGGCTTGCGAGAAGCGAAGCCCGATCTGGTGGGCTTTGCACTGTTCGACCGACTCGAACGCGACGATTTGGAGGCAGCAGGTGATCTAGCAGAGCGAATGTGGCCGCGACGGGAAATCGAGAACTATCTGCGTCCTGTCCAATCACTGGACCGGTATGCCCAACGCCAGGGGGCAAGATTCGTAGGACCTGGCCAATTGTTTGAGGAAGCAGAGTCAAAGCGGTGGCGCGATGCCATGCAGCGCTCCGTTCAGGATCGGGTTCCGCCTGCGGCCTATCGAGATGAAGATGACCCGTATTGGCGAAATGCCAAGATAAGCGATGAACTGCTTGCTCCGGTCTTTGCTGCTTTCTCCAGAGACCTTGAATTGCCCACTGGCCTGTCGAAGGCGGAATACCACCAACTGGTTAGTTTCCTAGAACCCGAAGAGGTCCATGAAGACGTGGTGGCCATACTCGATGCCATAGCTGCCCAGCAGCATCGGGCTCGGCCTGCTAGATGA
- a CDS encoding DegV family protein: MTVRIVTDSSCDLSAADIERHQITVVPLTIRFGEEEFTDGVGLSAENFYEKMSASGELPSTAAPAPGAFEAAFRGLAGEGAEAVVCVNLSFALSATGESAQAAARATEGEVDVRVVDSGKVSVGLGVMVKAAAAAAAAGHSADEIEAQLAQLKERVFIYAVLDTLENLKKGGRIGTAQALLGSALSIKPCLDLTSGVVEEAGKQRTRGKARNWLAGQVAEAGELEHLAIAHGAADDIDSFVASLGESPAQNPLTVALIGPVVGTHAGPGVIAAAMVPTA, encoded by the coding sequence ATGACCGTTCGAATAGTGACCGACAGTTCCTGCGACCTCAGCGCCGCTGACATCGAGCGCCACCAAATCACCGTGGTCCCGCTCACCATCCGGTTTGGCGAAGAGGAGTTCACCGACGGCGTAGGTCTGTCGGCTGAGAACTTCTACGAGAAGATGTCAGCCAGCGGCGAATTGCCGTCCACCGCCGCCCCCGCTCCGGGTGCGTTCGAGGCCGCGTTCCGAGGCTTGGCCGGCGAAGGCGCCGAGGCAGTGGTATGCGTCAACCTGTCATTCGCCCTGTCGGCCACCGGGGAGTCGGCCCAGGCCGCGGCCCGAGCTACCGAGGGCGAGGTGGATGTCCGGGTGGTGGACTCCGGCAAAGTGTCGGTGGGCCTAGGGGTCATGGTGAAGGCGGCCGCAGCCGCAGCCGCAGCCGGACACAGCGCCGATGAGATCGAGGCCCAACTCGCCCAGCTGAAGGAGCGGGTCTTCATCTATGCCGTGCTGGACACCCTGGAAAACCTCAAAAAGGGCGGCCGCATCGGCACTGCACAGGCCCTTTTGGGCAGCGCTTTGTCTATAAAGCCCTGCCTGGACCTCACTTCCGGTGTTGTGGAAGAGGCGGGCAAGCAGCGAACCCGGGGCAAGGCCCGGAACTGGCTTGCGGGGCAGGTGGCTGAAGCCGGGGAGTTGGAGCATTTGGCCATCGCCCACGGCGCGGCCGACGACATTGACTCATTCGTGGCCAGCTTGGGCGAATCCCCTGCTCAAAACCCCCTTACGGTCGCCCTCATCGGGCCGGTTGTGGGCACCCATGCCGGCCCCGGAGTCATCGCCGCCGCCATGGTGCCCACCGCCTAA
- a CDS encoding GNAT family N-acetyltransferase, with protein sequence MMRRQREPAAETLRLGQDRLRLRSWAGDARTGLLILLAPGAAVSDSMTSAAIEAATGRGYNRLRTSALSGIESEPFIRAGFEPCQVLALLSRPIANGLPSANSSVAIRRARRRDQSSVLAVDHAAFELFWHLDQAGLHDALRATPFRHFRVARHEADTELAGYAISGRSGPAGYLQRLAISPCQQGQGVGAALVVDGLRWMARWGATQAWVNTPQHNTGALRLYERLGFEQVPPGLQVLELDLGQ encoded by the coding sequence ATGATGCGGCGGCAACGGGAGCCTGCTGCCGAGACACTCCGACTCGGTCAAGACCGTCTGCGGCTCAGGTCTTGGGCCGGTGATGCTAGGACCGGCCTCCTCATCCTGCTGGCACCGGGAGCAGCGGTATCTGACTCCATGACGTCGGCGGCCATTGAAGCGGCAACTGGCCGCGGCTACAACCGGCTGCGGACATCGGCGCTGTCGGGGATCGAATCAGAGCCGTTCATACGGGCCGGTTTCGAGCCCTGCCAAGTGCTCGCCCTGCTATCCCGGCCCATTGCCAACGGACTCCCCAGCGCGAACAGCAGCGTCGCCATTCGAAGGGCTCGCCGCCGCGACCAATCCTCGGTTCTGGCCGTGGACCACGCCGCCTTCGAGCTCTTTTGGCATCTCGACCAAGCCGGACTTCACGACGCCCTACGGGCCACCCCATTTCGGCACTTTCGAGTTGCCCGCCACGAAGCCGATACTGAACTCGCTGGATATGCCATCTCGGGGCGCAGTGGCCCGGCCGGCTATCTCCAACGGCTGGCCATCTCTCCCTGCCAACAGGGCCAGGGCGTCGGCGCCGCCCTTGTGGTCGACGGGCTGAGATGGATGGCCCGCTGGGGAGCTACCCAAGCCTGGGTCAACACCCCTCAGCACAACACCGGGGCGCTGAGACTCTATGAGAGGTTGGGTTTCGAACAAGTCCCTCCCGGCCTGCAAGTTCTGGAGTTGGACCTTGGACAGTGA
- a CDS encoding CCA tRNA nucleotidyltransferase — translation MSLERLAPVREEARGLAERFAAQGYRVFLVGGVVRDALLDLPLDTSFDLDLTTDAQPLVVKSILEGWADTLWTQGERFGTIGARRGDRRVEITTHRTERYQPGSRKPDVVFADAIEVDLSRRDFTINAMAVELPDGGLVDPFGGASDLADRRLRTPLDPEATFSDDPLRMLRAARFLAQFELTAEPALITAMDAMAERLSIVADERIRDELDRLLSNPDPGPGFELLFRTGLGERVLGPVGDGVAAVARLGRVGDEPTARLAALLADAGPPADVQRALAERRATTAASRAVAAILNSAHQAVGQPPEDVAGLRRWVVNAGPHVDESVAVASAMGEVGPLAADVTALMEAEPDLCGPPVLDGEEIMGLLELEPGPAVGAAVEELRRHRLDSGPITPDEAREHLLKWQRLKTSERKV, via the coding sequence ATGAGTTTGGAACGCCTGGCTCCTGTCCGCGAGGAAGCCCGCGGGCTGGCTGAGCGGTTCGCCGCTCAGGGCTATCGGGTTTTTCTGGTGGGCGGGGTGGTGCGCGACGCCTTGCTGGACTTGCCGTTGGACACATCCTTCGATCTGGATCTCACCACCGACGCCCAACCGCTGGTGGTGAAGTCGATTCTGGAGGGCTGGGCTGACACCTTGTGGACCCAGGGGGAGCGATTCGGCACCATTGGGGCTCGCCGCGGTGATCGGCGAGTCGAGATAACCACGCACCGCACCGAGCGGTACCAGCCCGGCTCTCGCAAGCCCGACGTGGTTTTTGCCGACGCCATCGAGGTTGACCTTTCCCGGCGCGACTTCACCATCAACGCCATGGCGGTGGAATTGCCCGATGGCGGGTTGGTGGACCCCTTTGGGGGAGCCTCTGACTTGGCTGACCGCCGTCTCCGCACGCCTCTGGACCCTGAGGCAACGTTCAGCGACGATCCCTTGCGCATGCTGCGGGCGGCGCGGTTCCTGGCCCAGTTTGAGTTGACCGCGGAACCAGCGCTGATTACCGCCATGGACGCCATGGCCGAACGTCTCAGCATCGTTGCCGACGAGCGGATTCGCGACGAATTGGACCGGCTTCTCTCAAATCCCGACCCCGGCCCTGGCTTCGAGTTGCTGTTCCGGACTGGTTTGGGTGAGCGGGTTCTGGGCCCGGTGGGAGATGGTGTTGCCGCAGTGGCTCGTCTTGGCCGGGTGGGCGATGAACCAACGGCGCGATTGGCCGCATTACTGGCTGATGCGGGACCGCCCGCTGACGTTCAAAGGGCTTTGGCCGAGCGGCGAGCAACCACAGCAGCCAGTCGAGCGGTGGCTGCAATTCTGAATTCGGCTCATCAAGCTGTCGGCCAGCCCCCCGAAGACGTGGCCGGATTGCGCCGTTGGGTGGTCAACGCTGGTCCCCACGTCGATGAGTCGGTGGCGGTGGCGTCAGCTATGGGCGAGGTGGGCCCGTTGGCCGCCGACGTAACCGCCCTCATGGAAGCTGAGCCCGATCTTTGCGGACCCCCGGTTCTTGATGGAGAGGAGATTATGGGCCTGCTCGAGCTGGAACCCGGTCCCGCCGTGGGCGCAGCCGTAGAAGAACTCCGTCGACACCGCCTCGATTCCGGCCCGATCACCCCTGATGAGGCTCGGGAGCACTTGCTGAAGTGGCAACGCCTGAAGACCTCAGAACGTAAGGTGTGA
- a CDS encoding PadR family transcriptional regulator encodes MLDLAVLGLLKDGDLHGYELNKRLKSLVGGYSTSFGALYPALARLERRGWVSSTAVAPELIAEEEVSEGHARRSRKRSTKSKSGRTRKVYHITEAGESYLLELLQEDANNERRFRLQLAFCRFLPPDRRLALFELRRAHLVSLQAMARRDPVQTTDPYVRSLFERDQERLEHDLVWLDRLIADERANRPQEPNDR; translated from the coding sequence ATGTTGGATCTCGCGGTGCTTGGGTTGCTCAAAGACGGCGATCTTCACGGCTACGAGTTGAACAAGCGGCTCAAGTCGCTGGTCGGCGGATACTCCACTTCGTTCGGCGCCCTGTACCCGGCGCTGGCCCGCTTAGAGCGCCGCGGCTGGGTGAGCTCCACCGCCGTGGCCCCAGAACTCATAGCCGAAGAGGAGGTTTCTGAAGGGCACGCTCGTCGCAGCCGTAAGCGCAGCACCAAGTCCAAGTCGGGCCGAACCCGCAAGGTGTACCACATCACCGAAGCTGGCGAGTCCTACCTGCTGGAGCTGCTCCAAGAAGACGCCAACAACGAGCGCCGCTTCCGCTTGCAGCTGGCCTTCTGCCGTTTCCTGCCCCCCGACCGGAGGCTGGCGCTTTTCGAGCTGCGCCGGGCCCACTTGGTCAGCCTCCAAGCCATGGCCCGCCGCGACCCCGTGCAAACCACCGATCCCTACGTGCGCTCCCTGTTTGAAAGAGATCAGGAGCGCCTCGAACACGACTTGGTCTGGCTCGACCGGCTGATCGCCGACGAGCGCGCCAATCGCCCACAAGAACCGAACGACCGATGA
- a CDS encoding inositol-3-phosphate synthase, producing the protein MSNPIRIAIAGVGNCASSLVQGLYYYADAEPDDHVPGLMHVVLGGYHINDVEPVAAFDVDASKVGLDLGKAISAEPNNTVQFCDVPELGVRVQRAPTLDGFGEYYRTQCEESPAEPIDVAEALRESGADVLISYLPVGSEEAQRYYAECCLEAGVAFVNAIPVFIASDPEWAQRFTDAGVPVVGDDIKSQVGATILHRTLARLYEDRGVELDRTYQLNFGGNMDFMNMLERSRLVSKKISKTQSVTSQLDKGIAADDVHIGPSDHVPWLNDRKWAHIRLEGRGFGDVPLNIDLKLEVVDSPNSAGVIIDALRCAKLGLDHGIGGPLLGPSAYFMKSPPIQYRDEAAREMVEAYTRGEVI; encoded by the coding sequence ATGAGCAATCCCATCCGCATCGCAATCGCCGGTGTCGGCAACTGCGCCAGCTCTTTGGTACAGGGCCTGTACTACTACGCCGACGCCGAACCCGACGACCACGTCCCCGGCCTGATGCACGTGGTGCTCGGGGGCTACCACATCAACGACGTGGAGCCCGTGGCCGCCTTCGACGTGGACGCCTCCAAAGTCGGGCTGGATCTGGGCAAGGCCATCAGCGCCGAACCCAACAACACCGTGCAATTCTGCGATGTGCCCGAGCTGGGCGTGAGGGTGCAGCGGGCCCCCACATTGGACGGGTTCGGTGAGTACTACCGCACCCAGTGCGAGGAGTCTCCCGCTGAGCCGATCGACGTGGCCGAAGCCCTGCGGGAATCCGGCGCCGACGTGCTCATCTCCTATTTGCCGGTGGGCTCCGAGGAGGCCCAGCGCTACTACGCCGAGTGCTGTCTCGAAGCCGGTGTGGCCTTCGTGAACGCCATCCCGGTGTTCATCGCCTCCGATCCGGAATGGGCCCAGCGCTTCACCGACGCCGGAGTGCCGGTGGTGGGCGACGACATCAAGAGCCAGGTGGGCGCAACCATCCTGCATCGCACGCTGGCTCGGCTCTATGAGGACCGCGGGGTGGAGCTCGACCGCACCTACCAACTCAACTTCGGCGGCAACATGGATTTCATGAACATGCTGGAGCGATCCCGGCTGGTATCCAAGAAGATCTCCAAGACGCAATCAGTCACCAGCCAGCTCGACAAGGGCATCGCCGCCGATGACGTACACATCGGCCCCAGCGACCATGTCCCATGGCTGAACGACCGGAAGTGGGCCCATATCCGCCTCGAAGGTCGGGGCTTCGGCGACGTCCCCCTCAACATCGACCTCAAGCTGGAAGTGGTGGACTCCCCTAACTCCGCCGGCGTCATCATCGACGCATTGCGCTGCGCCAAGCTCGGCTTGGACCACGGCATCGGCGGCCCCCTGCTCGGCCCGTCGGCCTACTTCATGAAGAGCCCCCCCATCCAGTACCGCGACGAGGCGGCCCGCGAAATGGTCGAGGCCTACACCCGAGGCGAGGTCATCTAG